The genomic region AGATGGTAATAAAAATTTCTCATTCTTATACTTTTTGATAAGCGGAGAAAGTTCTGCAAAGGTACGTTTACCTACGTAGATTTTTCGTTTTCTGTAGACTACGTATTTTTGCAGATAATAAGCCACTGCTTCACTAAGGCAAAAATACTTTAGGGAATCAGGTACTTTAAAACGCATTTCTTCAGCTACCCGAAAAAAGTGATCTACTGCGTTTCTGCTGGTCAGGATTATAGCGGTATGTTTTGAAAGATCTACTTTTTGTTGTCTAACTTCTTTTGAAGAAACGCCTTCTACATGAATAAAAGGGATGAAATCAACTTTAACCTTTTGCTTTTCCTCCAATTCGAAATATGGAGAGTTTTCTACTTTAGGTTCAGGTTGAGAAACCAAAATTGTTTTCACTTTCATATATCAATATTCTTTATCTGATCGTTTAATACACTGTAATAAGCTTATATAAAATAAAGTACGGTGCAATTTCAAGAGCGCAAAGGTACAAAATAAAATAAAACCAGTTAGCGCTAATTAACTTTTGATATTGTCTAAAGATGTTAAATATCCCTGTTAAATTGGCGAAAAGGATAAAACTTACAATCCCATATACCCATAAATCGCTAATAGTAAAGGTATATATCAATAAAAGTGTGAAAGGGAATACCATTATGGCGATATAATTACGATAGCTTAATTTCTGAAATAAATAGATATCTACTATTTTATCCATATTAAAGATATTAGAGATTATTTTTTCGACCCCAAATTTTAAGAGGATAAAACAGACATAGGCGGTAAAAATCCTGATATAAATAAAAACATAGTTGGTGGGGCTTGGGTTGGTGTAATATTTATAAAACCAGAACAATAAAACCGATACAGAAAGTGCGTTTACAGTAAAGAGGATTATGTTAAATCCATGAAAAGCATTGTTCTCTTTTCCTTTAAACAGCATAAATTTGTTAGAGCTTAGGATAGAAAGAAATTCGGTAAAGCGATTAGGGTATAAATTTCTAACCAGTACAATTAATATAAAACAGATTAGGAATATGATTGTGATCCAGTCTAAAGGTTCGGTATAAAGTTCTATTGCCTGCACAATTATTTTTTTGCAAATTTAAAGGAATGTGATAAAAACTAAGCTTAAAAACAAAAGAAAGCATTGTTTAAAATTCCTACATTTGTGCAAAATTTTCGGGAATGGTTCATGGGCTAATTATTATACCCACTTTTAATGAAATAGAAAATATAGAGCGGCTGATAAGAAATATTTTTTCACAACGGCGTAATTTTCATATTTTGGTGGTAGATGATAATTCGCCAGATGGCACTGCTACGAGGGTAAGAACCTTGCAGGCTGAGTTTCCTGAACAACTTTTTCTTGAAGAACGTAAGGAAAAAACAGGTTTAGGAACTGCATATATACATGGCTTTAAGTGGGCGTTAAAACGAGAGTACGATTATATTTTCGAAATGGATGCTGATTTTTCCCATAATCCCAATGATCTTTCAAGATTATACAACGCTTGTAGACGCGAAGGTGCAGATTTGGCTATAGGTTCGCGATATGTTACCGGAGTAAATGTGATTAACTGGCCTATGAATCGTGTATTAATGTCTTGGTTAGCCTCTAAATATGTGCAAGCTATTACAGGTATGGATATTCATGATACTACGGCAGGTTATGTTTGTTATAAAAGAGAAGTTTTAGAACGTATAAAACTGGATAAGATACAGTTTGTTGGATATGCGTTTCAGATAGAGATGAAGTTTAAAGCGCATCTTTTAGGGTTTAAAATAACCGAAGTCCCCGTTATTTTTACCGACAGAACCAGGGGAACCTCCAAAATGAGCGGCTCGATAATTTACGAAGCTGTTTTTGGAGTAATAAAAATGAAAGTAAAAAGTCTGTTTAACAGAATAAAGTAGTGATGAAAAAAGTCCTGATTAAAAACGCCAAAATAGTAAATGAAGGAAAGATTACTGAAGGTGATGTTTTTATAGAAGATGGAATTATTAAAGAGATATCCGAGTCGATAAGTGCAAAATCTCCAGACGTTCAGATTTTTGATGCTGAAGGAACACATCTTTTACCTGGGATTATCGACGATCAGGTGCATTTTAGAGAACCCGGTTTGACTCATAAAGAAGATATCGAAATGGGGAGCAGGGCAGCTGTTGCCGGTGGGATTACTTCTTTTATTGAGATGCCAAATACACTACCACAAACTACGACAATAGAGGAGTTGGAAAAAAAGTTTCAGTTGGCTGCAGAAAAATCCTATGCTAACTATTCTTTTATGTTTGGCGGAACTAACGATAACCTTGAAGAAATTTTAAAAGTAGACCCTAAAAAGACAGCTGCATTAAAGTTGTTTTTAGGTTCTTCTACGGGGAATATGCTGGTAGATGATCAAAAGGTTTTAGAGGAAATATTTTCTAAATCTCCTTTGTTGATTGCAGTTCACTGTGAAGATGAAACAACTATTCAAAATAATTTAAAAGAATGTGTTGAACGGTATGGAGAGGACATTCCTATCGAACTCCATCCAAAGATAAGAAGTGAAGAAGCGTGTTATAAATCTTCCTCAAATGCCGTAAAATTAGCAAAGAAAACAGGAGCGAGATTACACGTTTTCCATGTTTCAACTGCCAAAGAATTAGAACTTTTTAGTAATAAAAAGCCACTAAAAGATAAGAAAATTACAGCAGAAGTTTGCATACACCACTTATGGTTTAATGATCACGATTATAAACAAAAAGGGACTTTTATAAAGTGGAACCCCGCGGTGAAATCTGAAAAAGATCAGGAAGCTTTAATGAAAGCGTTAAGCGATGATATTCTGGATGTTGTGGCTACAGATCACGCGCCACATACCAAGCAGGAAAAACAAAACCCTTATACTAAGGCTCCAAGTGGTGGCCCTTTAGTACAGCATGCTTTACCTGCGATGTTGCAATTTTATCACAAAGAGAAAATTTCTTTAGAGAAAATTGTAGAAAAAATGTGTCATAATCCTGCAATTTTATTTGATATAAAGGATCGCGGTTATATTCGTGTAGGCTATAAAGCAGATCTGGTACTCGTAGATTTAAATGCACCCTGGCAAGTAAAATCTGATAATATTTTATACAAATGCGGGTGGTCTCCTTTTGAAGGGGTAACTTTTAAATCCAGGATTACCCACACCTTTGTAAATGGTCGTTTGGTATATAAAAACTTTAAGCATCAGCCTTTTGCTAAAGTAGCACAGCAACTGGAATTTGATAGATAATGAGATTGATTAAATACGCTGTTGTTTTTATCTTTTTTATAGGGCTTTCCTGCCAGGATGTTAACTATATGGATAAGCCTAAAAATCTTATTTCAGAAGATAAGATGGTCGATATACTAACCGAAATGTCTTTAGTAAATGCTGCCAGAAATTATAATAAGATTTTACTGGAGCAAACCGGAATAAAACCAGATCAGTACATTTACGATAAATTTGGGATAGATAGCGTACAGTTTGAAAAAAGCAATGCGTATTACACTGAAAAATATGATGACTACGAGCGGATTTTTGATAAAGTAAAAGACTCGCTACAGTCTTTAAAGACCCATTTTGATGAATTGGTAGAAGAAGAAAAACGAGTACAGGATTCTATCAATAAAGTAAGAAGAGAGAAAAATCGTCCTGAATTTAAAAAGGAAATCGATTCGGTTGAAGTAGATACTACTAAGGTCGATACTGTTTTAACAGAAGCCGACCGAACTAATAATAGATTAGATAGTTTACAGAACAATCAAGGACCTTTATCAAGAGAAGCGAATTAATTTTTAATCGTCTCTTTTTTCTCCTGATCTTTAAGAAAATACTTTCCTGTTTCTGCGATTACATTGTGCATTGGGGTGAATTTGAAATTTATCTCTTTTTTAATTTTCGTGTTATCGAAGGTCGATTTTTGGAAAATTCCTGAAATATCACTTTTGGTGATATTGCGATTATAGCCAAACAATGACGCTGTTTTTTGTACAAACCAGCCTATAGAAATCATCCACTTTTTAAGTGGTTTTTCCGGTTTCGGCCTATTAATGCTTAAAGCGGTAAATTCCAGAACTTTTTTAAAACTAAGATTTTCAGCAACCAGGATATATCTTTCGTTATAAATTTCAGAAGACATTAATTTTAACATGGCAGTTACTACGTCTTTTACGCCCACAAAACCAGTGATTTTCGGAAAGTGATAATTTAATCCGTTTTGGATTCGTGTAAATAATTGTCCGCTTCCTTTTTGCCAAAATCCCGGGCCAATAATTACTCCCGGGTTTACAATAATTACTTTTACACCTTCTTGGGAAGCGCGCCAAACTTCAATCTCAGCACCATATTTAGAGATGGCGTAATCGCTATTATTTGCTTCGGGATTCCATTGGGTGTTTTCTGTGGTAGAATCAGATTTAATAGGTTTGCCTAAACTTGCAATGCTGCTTACATAGCATAGTTTATCAATTTTTGTAGCAATACACAGGTTCACGATATTTGCGGTGCCTTCAATATTGATTTTTCGAAGTGCTTTTTCATCTTTAGGCTTAAAGGAAACTAAAGCAGCACAATGGTAAACCTTGGTAATGCCTTTAAATGCTGTCGTTAACCGAGGAATATCAGTAAGGTCTGCAACAACCCATTCAATTTTTTTGAAAAGGCGTTCAGCTTCCTCTTTGTGATGATAATATAAAAAGACCTCAAGTGTCTTATAAAGATCACTTTTGGGGCGATAAATCGCTCTAATCTGATGTTTTTCTTCTGCCAGTTTTAAAAGCAAATGAGCGCCTACTAAACCGGTACCGCCTGTAACTAAAATCATGTGGTAAATATAGCTAAAGCACTTAGGAAAAATAAGAGTAAATGGTATCTTTACAACTGTTTTAAGAACAAATTGTTAATTATGAACAAAAATTTTGTTGAAGAGCTTACCTGGCGCGGAATGATTCACGATGTGATGCCGGGCACAGAAGAACATCTAAACGAGCAAATGCGTGCTGCCTATGTTGGTATCGACCCAACAGCAGACTCTTTACATATTGGTCACCTGGTAGGAGTAATGATGCTTCGGCATTTCCAGTTAGCAGGACATAAACCTTATGCCCTGGTTGGTGGTGCAACGGGAATGATTGGGGATCCTTCGGGGAAATCTGCGGAACGTAATCTCTTAGATGAAGCGACTCTAAGGCATAATCAAAATTCGATTAAAGAGCAACTTTCAAGGTTTTTGGATTTTGAAGGAGCTGAAGAAAATACTGCAGTATTAGTAAATAACTACGACTGGATGAAGGAGTTTTCTTTTCTTGATTTTATTCGCGATGTAGGTAAGCATATCACCGTAAATTATATGATGGCCAAAGATTCGGTTAAAAAACGTTTATCTTCAGACGCGTCTGAAGGGATGTCTTTTACTGAATTTACCTACCAGTTAGTACAGGGATACGATTTTCTTCATTTATTTAGAGAACACCAGTGTACCTTGCAAATGGGAGGTAGTGACCAGTGGGGAAATATTACTACCGGGACTGAAATGATTCGTAGAATAGGGGATGGAAAAGGATATGCGCTTACCTGCCCATTAATTACAAAGGCCGACGGTACAAAATTTGGTAAAACCGAAGGAGGAAATATCTGGTTGGATGCCAATAGAACGTCGCCTTATAAATTCTACCAGTACTGGTTAAATACCAGCGATGCTGATGCAGAGAAATACATCAAAATCTTTACTTTTTTAAGTAAAGAAGAAATAGAAGATTTAACCTCAAAACATCAGGAAGCGCCACATTTAAGAGAACTTCAAAAAGTTTTGGCGAAGGAAGTTACCGTAATGGTACACTCTGAAGAAGATTATAATAATGCGGTAAAAGCTTCTGAAGTTTTGTTTGGAAAAAGCACTGCTGAAGATTTAAAATCTTTAAACGAAGCCACTTTTTTAGATGTTTTTGAAGGAGTGCCGCAAGCTGAAGTTTCCAGAGCCGAGGTTGAAGCCGGTTTAGATATGATTGGAGCTCTAGCTGCGAAAACCGATTTTTTAAAATCTAATGGTGAAGCCAGGAGAGCTTTAAAAGAAAATTCGGTTTCGGTAAATAAGGAGAAAGTGCAAGAGGATTACACCATTAGCCTTGATGATCTTATTAACGATAAGTATGTAATCATTAATAAGGGTAAAAAGAATACCTATATATTAGTGGTTGTTTAAATCCCTTATTGTAGGTTGTTATGTTGTAATAGGTTTGTTCCGAAACTTTTAAAACTTCTATCCCTACTTTTTGGTTACCGCAAGGTTATAGACTAAAAATCCCCTCTTGAACTGTTCAAGAGGGGATTCAACTAACTAACCAATCTAATATGAAAAATTTCACTTAGCCACAGAATAAATTTTGACTTCTTCCTATTCTGCTGAAATGTAGTCGGTTATTTTTCAAGATGCTTACAGGTTTTTGGATAAAAATAACATTTGTTTAGAGGCTACTATTTTCTGGATTATGCTTTAATACTTACCAACCGCTTGATCAGGTTTAATATTTTTTATTGTTTTTGGAAATTTTAAAATATCTTACAATTTGTATTTTTCTGATTTTTCCTGAGAATTCTGCTTATTATAGAGTTTACAAAACCATAAGGTTACAACCACGGATGTCGCTATTATCGAATCTTCCTAAGATTTCTATAGTATCATTTTTATTTATTTTCCCTAAATCCTGAGTAGCGATAAATGAACATGAGTTAATATTGGCAAGATCGATTACATTTATTCCGCCGGTTTTTCCTTTTTTTACAGGAGAAAAAGCGTCTTCAGGATCTCTAATTAAGATTTTCATCCAGGGTGGGCAGTCAAAAACTCCATTTCCTTTGGAATAAGCCTGCGAGAGTAACTCGGTCATCCCGTATTCGCTATGAATAGCAGAAACTCCAAAGCCTTTAGAGAGTATGCTATGCAGCTCTTCCCTAATCATTTCTTTACGGCGGCCTTTCATTCCGCCGGTTTCCATGATAATGGTGTTTTCTAGTTGAAACTGATGATTTTCAACTAGGTCTAATAATGCAAATGATACACCAATTAAAAGTATTTTCTTACCATCTTTATCTAGCTGAATAAGCTTATTTTTCAGTGTATCAAGATTATCTAAATAAAAGCCACTTTCACTTTGATTGCTTTTTTTAATTAGATGTTCTACCATATAAATAAG from Zunongwangia profunda SM-A87 harbors:
- a CDS encoding polyprenol monophosphomannose synthase, whose amino-acid sequence is MVHGLIIIPTFNEIENIERLIRNIFSQRRNFHILVVDDNSPDGTATRVRTLQAEFPEQLFLEERKEKTGLGTAYIHGFKWALKREYDYIFEMDADFSHNPNDLSRLYNACRREGADLAIGSRYVTGVNVINWPMNRVLMSWLASKYVQAITGMDIHDTTAGYVCYKREVLERIKLDKIQFVGYAFQIEMKFKAHLLGFKITEVPVIFTDRTRGTSKMSGSIIYEAVFGVIKMKVKSLFNRIK
- a CDS encoding DUF4271 domain-containing protein, with the protein product MQAIELYTEPLDWITIIFLICFILIVLVRNLYPNRFTEFLSILSSNKFMLFKGKENNAFHGFNIILFTVNALSVSVLLFWFYKYYTNPSPTNYVFIYIRIFTAYVCFILLKFGVEKIISNIFNMDKIVDIYLFQKLSYRNYIAIMVFPFTLLLIYTFTISDLWVYGIVSFILFANLTGIFNIFRQYQKLISANWFYFILYLCALEIAPYFILYKLITVY
- a CDS encoding LuxE/PaaK family acyltransferase, yielding MIQHSKIFDIQSKADFLKISLEIFQYQYQNNHVYQHFCKLLHKSPDNVRSLADIPFLPIQFFKSHQILSDNKPAEITFTSSGTTGSTTSKHIVTNLEIYEDSFNKAFQKFYGPAEDLTILALLPSYLEREGSSLIYMVEHLIKKSNQSESGFYLDNLDTLKNKLIQLDKDGKKILLIGVSFALLDLVENHQFQLENTIIMETGGMKGRRKEMIREELHSILSKGFGVSAIHSEYGMTELLSQAYSKGNGVFDCPPWMKILIRDPEDAFSPVKKGKTGGINVIDLANINSCSFIATQDLGKINKNDTIEILGRFDNSDIRGCNLMVL
- the tyrS gene encoding tyrosine--tRNA ligase translates to MNKNFVEELTWRGMIHDVMPGTEEHLNEQMRAAYVGIDPTADSLHIGHLVGVMMLRHFQLAGHKPYALVGGATGMIGDPSGKSAERNLLDEATLRHNQNSIKEQLSRFLDFEGAEENTAVLVNNYDWMKEFSFLDFIRDVGKHITVNYMMAKDSVKKRLSSDASEGMSFTEFTYQLVQGYDFLHLFREHQCTLQMGGSDQWGNITTGTEMIRRIGDGKGYALTCPLITKADGTKFGKTEGGNIWLDANRTSPYKFYQYWLNTSDADAEKYIKIFTFLSKEEIEDLTSKHQEAPHLRELQKVLAKEVTVMVHSEEDYNNAVKASEVLFGKSTAEDLKSLNEATFLDVFEGVPQAEVSRAEVEAGLDMIGALAAKTDFLKSNGEARRALKENSVSVNKEKVQEDYTISLDDLINDKYVIINKGKKNTYILVVV
- a CDS encoding dihydroorotase, with product MKKVLIKNAKIVNEGKITEGDVFIEDGIIKEISESISAKSPDVQIFDAEGTHLLPGIIDDQVHFREPGLTHKEDIEMGSRAAVAGGITSFIEMPNTLPQTTTIEELEKKFQLAAEKSYANYSFMFGGTNDNLEEILKVDPKKTAALKLFLGSSTGNMLVDDQKVLEEIFSKSPLLIAVHCEDETTIQNNLKECVERYGEDIPIELHPKIRSEEACYKSSSNAVKLAKKTGARLHVFHVSTAKELELFSNKKPLKDKKITAEVCIHHLWFNDHDYKQKGTFIKWNPAVKSEKDQEALMKALSDDILDVVATDHAPHTKQEKQNPYTKAPSGGPLVQHALPAMLQFYHKEKISLEKIVEKMCHNPAILFDIKDRGYIRVGYKADLVLVDLNAPWQVKSDNILYKCGWSPFEGVTFKSRITHTFVNGRLVYKNFKHQPFAKVAQQLEFDR
- a CDS encoding uroporphyrinogen-III synthase yields the protein MKVKTILVSQPEPKVENSPYFELEEKQKVKVDFIPFIHVEGVSSKEVRQQKVDLSKHTAIILTSRNAVDHFFRVAEEMRFKVPDSLKYFCLSEAVAYYLQKYVVYRKRKIYVGKRTFAELSPLIKKYKNEKFLLPSSDMLKPVIPKTLDKLGVQWKQAVFYKTVVSDLSHLSDVTYDILVFFSPSGIKSLFENFPDFKQNDTRIAVFGNTTIKAAKEHGLTVNIKAPTSETPSMTMALNKYIAEANKK
- a CDS encoding DUF4296 domain-containing protein; the encoded protein is MRLIKYAVVFIFFIGLSCQDVNYMDKPKNLISEDKMVDILTEMSLVNAARNYNKILLEQTGIKPDQYIYDKFGIDSVQFEKSNAYYTEKYDDYERIFDKVKDSLQSLKTHFDELVEEEKRVQDSINKVRREKNRPEFKKEIDSVEVDTTKVDTVLTEADRTNNRLDSLQNNQGPLSREAN
- a CDS encoding NAD-dependent epimerase/dehydratase family protein produces the protein MILVTGGTGLVGAHLLLKLAEEKHQIRAIYRPKSDLYKTLEVFLYYHHKEEAERLFKKIEWVVADLTDIPRLTTAFKGITKVYHCAALVSFKPKDEKALRKINIEGTANIVNLCIATKIDKLCYVSSIASLGKPIKSDSTTENTQWNPEANNSDYAISKYGAEIEVWRASQEGVKVIIVNPGVIIGPGFWQKGSGQLFTRIQNGLNYHFPKITGFVGVKDVVTAMLKLMSSEIYNERYILVAENLSFKKVLEFTALSINRPKPEKPLKKWMISIGWFVQKTASLFGYNRNITKSDISGIFQKSTFDNTKIKKEINFKFTPMHNVIAETGKYFLKDQEKKETIKN